The window TGGCACAACTACAATATATGTTGCCACGTTTAGTCGGATTACATGCTTCACTTAGCCGTCAAGGTGGCGGCACAGGTGGCGGCTTTAAAAACCGTGGTGCCGGTGAGACAAAACTTGAGCTGGATCGTCGTAAAATTGAGGATCAGATTTCAAAAATTAAAAAAGACCTAGAGCAAGTGAAGGAACAGCGGGAGACACAGCGTAAGCAAAGACGCAAAAATGCTATACCTGTCGTATCCATTGTTGGCTATACGAATGCTGGGAAATCAACTATTATGAATCAGCTTCTTACGAAAATTGGACAAGAGGGTCATAAACAAGTATTTGAGAAGGATATGCTATTTGCAACACTCGAAACGTCTGTGCGTCAGATAGAGTTGACTGATAACAAATCATTTTTATTAACAGATACAGTGGGCTTTGTTAGCAAATTACCTCATCATTTGGTTAAGGCCTTTCGCTCGACACTAGAAGAGGCACGTGATGCAGATTTACTACTTCATGTTGTAGATGTATCCAATGAGGAACATGGTTTTATGATGGATGTCACGAATGAGACGTTAAAGGCAGTTGGCGTTGAAGGAATCCCAACTATTTATGTATATAATAAAGCGGATTTAGCAAATGTTCCTCACCCGATAATCAGTGGCGATAATATTTGGATTTCTGCAAAACAGGGTGTTGGTTTAGACGAATTATTGCAAATGATACGTCAGCATATTTTCTCTGATTATATAACATGTAAAATGCTCATTCCTTATGAACAAGGAAATGTGGTTTCTTATCTAAATGAAAAAGCAACCATTCATGAAACGGCATATGAAGAAGAGGGTACCTTATTGAAGCTTGAAGCAAAAGAAGCTGATTATGCAAAGTATCAGCAATATGTCGTTAAATAACAATGGTGGAAACAACGACGAATATCGTCGTTGTTTTTTTATGGATATAAATAATATATATATATAGAAAATTCAGATTTAATATTATTTTAGAATAATTTAATATGAGGTTGCGATAAAAGAGTAAGAAAACTTAGATATATCAATGATTTTAGCGAAAATAACTAAAATCAATCAGAATTTAATGAAAAATGACAAATTTTCAACATTTATAAAAACTGTTGATAAAGTGATGAAAACGCTTTACTATGATGAAATATAGTTTTTTATCCTTATTAATGGGTAATAATATTTTTAAGGAATAATGAAAATGGGAGAGGGTATTGTATGTCTACTAAAGATGAAATTGTAAAATCCGTCCCTCAAAATGGCTTTGTGGGACACCCTAAAGGGCTCTTTACTTTATTTTTCACTGAATTCTGGGAACGTTTTTCATACTATGGTATGCGAGCGATTCTAATTTTCTTTATGTATTATGAGTTGAATGAAGGCGGTTTAGGTTTAGATCGTGGTACAGCAAACTCCATTATGGCCATCTATGGATCACTTGTCTATATGTCAGGTATAATCGGTGGTTGGATTGCCGACCGACTTTTAGGTACGCGTAGAACAATATTTTATGGTGGCGTATTAATAATGATTGGTCATTTACTGTTAGCATTGCCTGGAGGCGTAAGCATGTTGTTTGCTTCAATGGCCTTTATTGTTATTGGTACAGGACTATTAAAACCAAATGTTTCAAGTGTTGTTGGAGATATTTATGCTGAGACAGATAGTCGTCGCGATGCAGGTTTCTCAATTTTCTATATGGGTATTAATATGGGTGCGTTTATTGCGCCGTTTATTGTCGGAACAATTGGACAAAAGTATAGCTTCCATTTAGGATTCGGTTTAGCAGGTATTGGTATGCTAATTGGTTTAATCGTTTATAAGGCAACGGAGAAAAAATATTTAGGTTTAGCAGGCTTACAGGTAAATAATCCATTAAAGCCGGAAGAACGTAAAAAAGTATTTACGCAATTCGGCATTATTGCCTTACTTATAATAATTGCAGGTGCGATTGGCATAAAAACGGGCGTACTAACAATGAATGTCTTTAGTCTAATCATTACTGCATTGGGTATTATCATTCCAACAGTGTTCTTTATCTACATGTATCGCAGCGAGAAAACAACGAAGGATGAAAAATCTCGTCTGCTTGCTTATATTCCGCTATTTATATCTGCTGTTATGTTCTGGGCAATCCAAGAACAAGGGGCAACTATTTTAGCAACGTATGCAGATGAGCGTACTCGTTTAAACATTGGAGGTTTTCATCTTCAATCGTCTTGGTTTCAATCTTTAAACCCATTATTCGTTATTACCATGGCTCCGTTATTCGCCATGCTATGGCTAAAATGGGGCGATAAGCAACCGACGACACCACGTAAGTTTTCTTACTCATTATTCTTTGCGGGATTATCATTCCTAGTGATGATGATTCCAGCGCATCTATCTGATGGACAAGCATTGGTGAGTCCTTGGTGGTTAGTGCTGTCATTCTTCTTAGTCGTGGTAGGAGAATTATTGCTATCACCGGTAGGTCTTTCAGCTACAACGAAATTAGCACCACAGGCTTTTGCGGCACAGACAATGTCACTATGGTTCTTAACAAGCGCCGCAGCGCAAGCCATTAACGCACAGCTTGTAAAGGTATATGAAGTCGTAAGTGAATTCACATACTTTGGCTTTTTAGGTTTATTGTCGATCGTTATTGGTGTGATCTTATTATTGCTTTCACCAATTATATCTAAGGCAATGCGTGGTATTAATTAATAAAAGGATGTCAGGGTAGTCTAGTGATGGACTGCTCCGGGCATCTTTTTTTGTGTTTCGGGTGGTTGATTTGCTAAGTAAGGGCATAAGTTTCTGTGTAGAAAAGAAATTTTTTCCGTTATAATAATCTTAATAGTATGAAAATTAAAGGGGTGGTTGATATGAAAGAAGAGTTGGATCGCTTGAGGCCAAGGTTAATGGAGATTTTTACGTATTTACATGCACATCCAGAGAAAAGCTGGTATGAGATAGAAACAACTAATTATATTATTGATCTACTAACGCGTGAAGGATTTTCTCCAAAACGCTTTAAAAATTGTACAGGACTTTATGTGGACGTAGGAGAAGGTAAGCCAAAGGTTGGTTTGCGTACGGATATTGATGCGTTGTGGCAGGAGATAGATGGTGAGTTCCGCGCCAATCACTCATGTGGGCATGATGGACATATGACGATGGCCATTGGTGCTCTATTACTGTTGAAAGAACAACCTCAATCATTCAAAGGCACGATTCGTGTAATTTTCCAACCAGCAGAAGAAAAAGGAACTGGTGCGTTAGCTATTCTACAAGAAGGAATAATTGATGATCTAGACTATTTATTTGGTGTTCATGTAAGACCTGTGCATGAACTAGAGGATGGTGCATATTGTGCTGCGTTGTATCATGGCGCTTCAAGGCTGCTTGAAGGAGAAATTATTGGTGAGGATGCTCATGCTGCAAGACCTCATCTTGGTGTCAATG of the Lysinibacillus fusiformis genome contains:
- the hflX gene encoding GTPase HflX — encoded protein: MDRIKEVDVLQEKAILVGVNLRNDAHFAYSIEELTNLAEALNVEVLGTVTQNLERVTPSHYVGTGKIEEIKSFYDEAQANLVIFNDELSPSQIRNLERDLETKVIDRTMLILDIFGRRAKTREAQMQVELAQLQYMLPRLVGLHASLSRQGGGTGGGFKNRGAGETKLELDRRKIEDQISKIKKDLEQVKEQRETQRKQRRKNAIPVVSIVGYTNAGKSTIMNQLLTKIGQEGHKQVFEKDMLFATLETSVRQIELTDNKSFLLTDTVGFVSKLPHHLVKAFRSTLEEARDADLLLHVVDVSNEEHGFMMDVTNETLKAVGVEGIPTIYVYNKADLANVPHPIISGDNIWISAKQGVGLDELLQMIRQHIFSDYITCKMLIPYEQGNVVSYLNEKATIHETAYEEEGTLLKLEAKEADYAKYQQYVVK
- a CDS encoding M20 peptidase aminoacylase family protein codes for the protein MKEELDRLRPRLMEIFTYLHAHPEKSWYEIETTNYIIDLLTREGFSPKRFKNCTGLYVDVGEGKPKVGLRTDIDALWQEIDGEFRANHSCGHDGHMTMAIGALLLLKEQPQSFKGTIRVIFQPAEEKGTGALAILQEGIIDDLDYLFGVHVRPVHELEDGAYCAALYHGASRLLEGEIIGEDAHAARPHLGVNAIEVGAKIIEDLRTIHTDPMIPVSIKMTKFQAGGGSGNIIPGRASFTIDIRAQQNDVMDTLAQGVKRVVDSSKILHKVQIELRTVANIVAAEVDASAQDIMEQAIVQATGLSNLRKPIRTPGGEDFHHYAVQRPHLKSTMLGLGCGLTPGLHHPKMKFKQARLVTGVEILTKAVLMALKTGNIEEASV
- a CDS encoding peptide MFS transporter, encoding MSTKDEIVKSVPQNGFVGHPKGLFTLFFTEFWERFSYYGMRAILIFFMYYELNEGGLGLDRGTANSIMAIYGSLVYMSGIIGGWIADRLLGTRRTIFYGGVLIMIGHLLLALPGGVSMLFASMAFIVIGTGLLKPNVSSVVGDIYAETDSRRDAGFSIFYMGINMGAFIAPFIVGTIGQKYSFHLGFGLAGIGMLIGLIVYKATEKKYLGLAGLQVNNPLKPEERKKVFTQFGIIALLIIIAGAIGIKTGVLTMNVFSLIITALGIIIPTVFFIYMYRSEKTTKDEKSRLLAYIPLFISAVMFWAIQEQGATILATYADERTRLNIGGFHLQSSWFQSLNPLFVITMAPLFAMLWLKWGDKQPTTPRKFSYSLFFAGLSFLVMMIPAHLSDGQALVSPWWLVLSFFLVVVGELLLSPVGLSATTKLAPQAFAAQTMSLWFLTSAAAQAINAQLVKVYEVVSEFTYFGFLGLLSIVIGVILLLLSPIISKAMRGIN